From Candidatus Nitricoxidivorans perseverans, the proteins below share one genomic window:
- a CDS encoding class I SAM-dependent methyltransferase: MRESTKTNQYRSPDFFTRYLSGSVLDIGCGDDPVVPHARPFDVEHGDANSILEFLSPESFDTVNSSHCLEHMRDVPRALREWWRLVRPGGFMILVVPHEDLYEQGFWPSLHNRDHKATFRIGGDSSWSPVSRDLAGLVKGLDDAEIIEIGVQDNGYRREWRVRLGERVLPRPSPFGRFLDRMRHSMLKRLRKAHSPREAAVADFLNRTLARLGIPIDQTKTGALAQIQCIVRKRLRE; this comes from the coding sequence ATGAGAGAGTCGACCAAGACCAACCAGTATCGATCTCCCGATTTTTTCACCAGATATCTGTCCGGCTCCGTCCTCGACATCGGCTGCGGGGACGACCCCGTCGTTCCGCATGCGCGCCCGTTCGACGTGGAGCATGGCGACGCGAACAGCATCCTGGAGTTCCTGTCCCCGGAGTCGTTCGATACCGTCAATTCATCCCATTGCCTCGAGCACATGCGCGACGTTCCGCGCGCCCTGCGCGAATGGTGGAGGCTGGTCCGCCCCGGCGGCTTCATGATCCTCGTCGTTCCCCATGAGGATCTATATGAGCAGGGCTTCTGGCCATCGCTCCACAACAGGGATCACAAGGCCACATTCCGCATCGGGGGCGACAGCTCCTGGTCGCCGGTTTCCCGCGATCTGGCGGGGCTCGTGAAAGGGCTCGATGATGCGGAGATCATCGAGATCGGCGTCCAGGACAATGGCTATCGCCGCGAGTGGCGTGTCAGGCTTGGGGAACGGGTGTTGCCGCGCCCGTCGCCATTCGGGCGATTTCTCGATCGCATGCGGCACTCGATGCTCAAGAGATTGAGAAAGGCGCACAGCCCCCGCGAGGCGGCAGTCGCCGACTTCCTCAACAGGACATTGGCGAGGCTCGGAATCCCGATCGACCAGACGAAGACC